Proteins encoded together in one Bacteroides ovatus window:
- a CDS encoding YjjG family noncanonical pyrimidine nucleotidase — translation MKYKNLFFDLDDTIWAFSQNARDTFEEVYQKYSFDRYFDSFDHYYTLYQQRNTELWIEYGEGKITKDELNRQRFFYPLQAVGVEDEALAEQFSKDFFAIIPTKSTLMPHAKEVLEYLAPKYNLYILSNGFRELQSCKMRSAGVDGYFKKVILSEDLGVLKPWPAIFNFALSATQSELRESLMIGDSWEADITGAHGVGMHQAFYNVTERTTFPFLPTYHIHSLKELMDLL, via the coding sequence ATGAAATATAAAAATCTTTTTTTTGATCTTGATGATACCATCTGGGCTTTCTCTCAAAATGCCCGTGATACTTTTGAAGAAGTATATCAGAAATATTCATTCGACCGTTATTTTGATTCGTTCGATCATTATTATACCCTTTATCAGCAAAGAAATACCGAACTTTGGATTGAGTACGGCGAAGGAAAAATAACGAAAGATGAATTGAACCGTCAACGTTTCTTTTATCCTTTACAGGCTGTGGGAGTGGAAGATGAAGCGCTTGCCGAACAGTTCTCGAAAGATTTTTTCGCGATTATTCCCACTAAAAGTACTTTGATGCCTCATGCAAAGGAGGTATTGGAATATCTTGCTCCTAAATATAACCTCTATATCCTTTCCAATGGATTCCGTGAATTGCAATCATGCAAGATGCGGTCGGCAGGAGTGGACGGGTATTTCAAAAAAGTGATTCTTTCGGAAGATCTCGGAGTGTTGAAGCCTTGGCCGGCAATATTTAATTTTGCCTTGTCTGCCACTCAATCCGAATTGCGCGAATCCTTGATGATTGGTGACAGTTGGGAAGCGGATATAACCGGAGCGCACGGAGTAGGGATGCATCAGGCTTTTTACAATGTGACGGAACGGACTACTTTCCCTTTTCTTCCCACTTATCACATACATTCCTTGAAAGAATTAATGGATTTATTATAG